Proteins encoded by one window of Luteimonas yindakuii:
- a CDS encoding tryptophan 2,3-dioxygenase, which yields MHTDLEGRMTYGGYLRLDRLLSAQVPLSDPPHHDEMLFIVQHHVSELWIKLMIHELGAAIVHLRRDEVGRCRKVLARCKQVLRQLTEQWSVLETLTPSEYMEFREILGPSSGFQSLQYRTVEFQLGNKNAQMLQVFAHDQDGRAALESVLRAPSLYDEFLRYLARWGHAIPPAHLERDWSQPHVMDPALVEVMRAIYADTGTWWREYSLCEDLVDLESQFQLWRFRHMRTVMRIIGFKRGTGGSSGVGFLRQALDLTFFPELFEVRTHLAPPAGATDRY from the coding sequence ATCCACACCGACCTCGAAGGCCGCATGACCTATGGCGGCTACCTGCGGCTGGACCGGCTGCTGTCGGCACAGGTGCCGCTGTCGGATCCGCCGCACCACGACGAGATGCTGTTCATCGTGCAGCACCACGTCTCGGAGCTGTGGATCAAGCTGATGATCCACGAGCTCGGCGCGGCGATCGTGCACCTGCGGCGCGACGAGGTCGGACGTTGCCGCAAGGTGCTGGCGCGCTGCAAGCAGGTGCTGCGCCAGCTGACCGAGCAGTGGTCGGTGCTGGAGACGCTCACCCCGTCGGAATACATGGAGTTCCGCGAGATCCTCGGGCCGTCGTCGGGCTTCCAGTCGCTGCAGTACCGCACGGTGGAATTCCAGCTCGGCAACAAGAACGCGCAGATGCTCCAGGTGTTCGCGCATGACCAGGACGGCCGGGCCGCGCTCGAAAGCGTGCTGCGCGCGCCCAGCCTGTACGACGAGTTCCTGCGCTACCTCGCGCGCTGGGGCCATGCGATTCCGCCCGCGCATCTGGAGCGCGACTGGAGCCAGCCGCATGTCATGGACCCGGCGCTGGTGGAAGTGATGCGGGCGATCTACGCCGATACCGGCACCTGGTGGCGCGAGTATTCGCTGTGCGAGGACCTCGTCGACCTGGAGTCGCAGTTCCAGCTGTGGCGCTTCCGCCACATGCGCACGGTCATGCGCATCATCGGCTTCAAGCGCGGCACTGGCGGCTCCAGCGGCGTCGGCTTCCTGCGCCAGGCGCTGGACCTCACGTTCTTCCCCGAGCTGTTCGAGGTGCGCACGCATCTCGCCCCGCCCGCAGGCGCAACCGACCGTTACTGA
- a CDS encoding AbgT family transporter, giving the protein MQQPVPEATSQRGVMSRFLDSVERVGNRLPDPAMLFLLLMLAVWVLSWALSGVSFQALDPRTGDPIRIVNLLAGESLTAFMANMVSVFLGFAPLGVVLVAMLGLGVAEHTGFINAALRRALSVTPKQLLTPALVAVAVLSHVAVDAGYVLVIPLGGVIFYAAGRHPIAGIAAAFCGVSGGFSATLLVPSSLDPMLATFTQSAAQILDPDLVVNPLNNWIFTTVSSLLIIAIGWFVTDRIVEPRLARMQVDGDTSQLPTMEPLTVAERRGLFWALVAMTIAAVLFALSLMPGTSPWRAAPHLVPDGSHPLLVAAAPVMQSIVALIFVFFLLPGVVYGYVAGTVKTHRDVIAAMTKSMAGMGYYIVIAFFIAQFLAGFNGSGLGTLMAVEGADFLRALGLPMWMTILGLIVMTGIVNLFIGSASAKWALLAPIMVPLMMQLGVSPDLTQAAYRVGDSMTTILTPLMPYFPLIVVFCQRYVKSAGIGTLVSVMIPYSIALSILWTLLLLAFWGFGIPLGIGASYEYAPG; this is encoded by the coding sequence ATGCAACAGCCAGTTCCGGAAGCCACGTCCCAGCGTGGCGTGATGTCGCGTTTCCTCGATTCTGTGGAGCGCGTCGGCAACCGGTTGCCGGATCCCGCGATGCTGTTCCTGCTGCTGATGCTGGCGGTGTGGGTGTTGTCGTGGGCACTGTCGGGCGTGTCCTTCCAGGCGCTCGATCCGCGCACCGGCGACCCGATCCGGATCGTCAACCTGCTGGCCGGCGAATCGCTGACCGCGTTCATGGCCAACATGGTCAGCGTGTTCCTCGGTTTTGCGCCGCTGGGCGTGGTGCTGGTGGCGATGCTCGGCCTCGGCGTCGCCGAGCACACCGGCTTCATCAATGCCGCGCTGCGCCGCGCGCTGTCGGTGACGCCGAAGCAGCTGCTGACGCCTGCACTGGTCGCGGTGGCGGTGCTCAGCCACGTCGCGGTGGATGCCGGCTACGTGCTGGTGATCCCGCTGGGCGGGGTGATCTTCTACGCCGCGGGGCGGCATCCGATCGCCGGCATCGCCGCGGCGTTCTGCGGCGTATCCGGTGGCTTCTCGGCGACGCTGCTGGTGCCCTCGTCGCTGGACCCGATGCTGGCCACCTTCACCCAGAGCGCGGCGCAGATCCTTGATCCGGATCTGGTGGTCAATCCGCTCAACAACTGGATCTTCACCACGGTGTCGTCGCTGCTGATCATCGCGATCGGCTGGTTCGTCACCGACCGCATCGTCGAGCCGCGACTGGCGCGGATGCAGGTCGACGGCGATACCAGCCAGCTGCCGACGATGGAGCCGCTGACCGTCGCCGAGCGTCGCGGCCTGTTCTGGGCGCTGGTGGCGATGACGATCGCCGCGGTGCTGTTCGCACTCAGCCTGATGCCCGGGACCAGCCCGTGGCGTGCAGCGCCGCACCTGGTGCCGGATGGCAGCCACCCGCTGCTGGTGGCCGCGGCGCCGGTGATGCAGTCGATCGTGGCGCTGATCTTCGTGTTCTTCCTGCTGCCCGGCGTGGTCTACGGCTATGTCGCAGGCACGGTGAAGACCCACCGCGACGTGATCGCGGCGATGACGAAATCGATGGCCGGCATGGGCTACTACATCGTCATCGCGTTCTTCATCGCGCAGTTCCTGGCCGGCTTCAATGGCTCCGGGCTGGGCACGCTGATGGCGGTGGAAGGCGCGGACTTCCTGCGCGCGCTGGGCCTGCCGATGTGGATGACCATCCTCGGCCTGATCGTGATGACCGGCATCGTCAACCTGTTCATCGGCTCGGCCTCGGCGAAGTGGGCGCTGCTGGCGCCGATCATGGTGCCGCTGATGATGCAGCTGGGCGTCTCGCCCGACCTCACCCAGGCGGCCTACCGCGTCGGTGATTCGATGACCACGATCCTGACGCCGCTGATGCCGTACTTCCCGCTGATCGTGGTGTTCTGCCAGCGCTACGTGAAGTCGGCCGGCATCGGCACGCTGGTGTCGGTGATGATCCCGTACTCGATCGCGCTGTCGATCCTGTGGACGCTGCTGCTGCTGGCGTTCTGGGGCTTCGGCATCCCGCTCGGCATCGGCGCCAGCTACGAATACGCGCCGGGCTGA
- a CDS encoding peptide MFS transporter: protein MHKPVSGSPPDFPQVMGHPRPLWMLFMTEFWERFAFYGMRWALVLYIVAQFYRGDSSGEAPASELYGAYLALVYAAAIFGGYVADKLIGYQRSILLGAVFMAAGLFLIALPSEQWLKLGLATVIVGNGLFKPIISTMVGKLYATGDHRRDSGFTIFYMGINMGAFIAPILTGLLAEKVFGSDGMPAYTAVFIASGIGMLLSLVWFWFGRSQLQGVGAAPVAASGNGMGRVLMVAIGTVLAIPVFYFLLTIEAGLLNWILLALFVVPAIMLLVEGIREGSKQRDMVIAMLIIFGFNVLFWMFFEQAGSSFNFLAQNIVNRDLGGWIFPVGWFQSVNSIAIITLAPIIAWLWVKMGSANPSIPRKFGLGLIFNGLAFLLLMLALSSMVDPETLKLPFWTLFMVYVIQSVGELCLSPIGLSMTTKLAPSKLTGLAMGGWFLSIAIGNNLSGMFASSVSGEGGMTVASAHAGYTFGFWALLGAGVLLFLIAPLIQRLMHGVK, encoded by the coding sequence ATGCACAAGCCGGTTTCCGGCTCCCCACCCGATTTCCCGCAGGTCATGGGTCATCCGCGTCCGCTGTGGATGCTGTTCATGACCGAGTTCTGGGAACGCTTCGCGTTCTACGGCATGCGCTGGGCGCTGGTGCTGTACATCGTGGCGCAGTTCTACCGCGGCGATTCCTCCGGCGAGGCGCCTGCCAGCGAGCTCTACGGTGCGTATCTCGCACTGGTGTACGCCGCCGCGATCTTCGGTGGCTACGTCGCCGACAAGCTGATCGGCTACCAGCGTTCGATCCTGCTGGGCGCGGTGTTCATGGCCGCCGGCCTGTTCCTGATCGCGCTGCCCAGCGAACAGTGGCTCAAGCTCGGCCTGGCCACGGTGATCGTCGGCAACGGCCTGTTCAAGCCGATCATCTCGACGATGGTGGGCAAGCTCTACGCCACCGGTGACCACCGCCGCGACTCGGGTTTCACCATCTTCTACATGGGCATCAACATGGGCGCGTTCATCGCGCCGATCCTGACCGGCCTGCTGGCCGAGAAGGTGTTCGGCAGCGACGGCATGCCGGCCTACACCGCGGTGTTCATCGCTTCCGGCATCGGCATGCTGCTGAGCCTGGTGTGGTTCTGGTTCGGCCGCAGCCAGCTGCAGGGCGTCGGCGCGGCACCGGTGGCCGCCTCCGGCAACGGCATGGGCCGGGTGCTGATGGTGGCGATCGGCACGGTGCTGGCGATCCCGGTGTTCTACTTCCTGCTCACCATCGAGGCCGGCCTGCTGAACTGGATCCTGCTGGCGCTGTTCGTGGTGCCGGCGATCATGCTGCTGGTGGAAGGCATCCGCGAGGGCTCGAAGCAGCGCGACATGGTGATCGCGATGCTGATCATCTTCGGCTTCAACGTGCTGTTCTGGATGTTCTTCGAACAGGCCGGCAGCTCGTTCAACTTCCTCGCCCAGAACATCGTCAACCGCGACCTCGGCGGCTGGATCTTCCCGGTGGGCTGGTTCCAGTCGGTGAACTCGATCGCGATCATCACCCTGGCGCCGATCATCGCCTGGCTCTGGGTGAAGATGGGCAGCGCCAATCCGTCGATCCCGCGCAAGTTCGGCCTCGGCCTGATCTTCAACGGCCTGGCCTTCCTGCTGCTGATGCTGGCGCTGTCGAGCATGGTCGATCCGGAGACGCTGAAGCTCCCGTTCTGGACGCTCTTCATGGTCTACGTGATCCAGTCCGTCGGTGAGCTCTGCCTGTCGCCGATCGGCCTGTCGATGACCACCAAGCTGGCGCCGTCCAAGCTCACCGGCCTGGCGATGGGCGGCTGGTTCCTGTCGATCGCGATCGGCAACAACCTGTCGGGCATGTTCGCCTCCAGCGTCAGTGGCGAGGGCGGCATGACGGTCGCCTCCGCGCATGCCGGCTACACCTTCGGCTTCTGGGCGCTGCTGGGCGCCGGCGTGCTGCTGTTCCTGATCGCGCCGCTGATCCAGCGCCTGATGCACGGCGTGAAGTAA
- a CDS encoding MFS transporter, which produces MTDHAANVLPRPSPLQRWVALVLVSVAMFGNYYVYDAFGPVVDLLREQEGFTYDQISMIFSAYSIAAVVVLLIGGYVIDRWGTKRSITLFALICLAAAALMASTARFETMLAGRFLLGIGAEPLIVAATAALAKWFKGKELSFAFGINLSIARLGSASADWSTSFASPLYSNWQDPLWLATGVATVGVTAAMLYWMAESRAEGRFDLGQVDQTDKLQLKGMYAFSASYWYIVGLCVVFYATVFPFRAFAIDYFQQAHGLDRETAGMLSSLLPMAAIVVTPLFGLWVDRVGRRSLFMAVGSLVMLPLFLLVTYAPPGPAIGIWIPFAGSAEVPLTLLLVMLMLGGVFSLIPAVMWPSVAYIVRESRLGAAYSMMTLCQQVGVALVPLAVGRFNTAFAAGPENPAGYAPGMWFYTALAALGLLFSWLLWRAESGPGAHGLEYSSGRKPD; this is translated from the coding sequence ATGACCGATCACGCCGCCAACGTCCTGCCCCGTCCGTCGCCGCTGCAGCGCTGGGTCGCGCTGGTGCTGGTCAGCGTGGCCATGTTCGGCAACTACTACGTCTACGACGCGTTCGGCCCGGTGGTCGACCTGCTCCGCGAGCAGGAAGGCTTCACCTACGACCAGATCAGCATGATCTTCAGCGCCTACAGCATCGCCGCGGTGGTGGTGCTGCTGATCGGCGGCTACGTGATCGACCGCTGGGGCACCAAGCGCTCGATCACCCTGTTCGCGCTGATCTGCCTGGCCGCGGCCGCGCTGATGGCGTCCACCGCGCGCTTCGAGACGATGCTGGCCGGCCGCTTCCTGCTCGGTATCGGCGCCGAGCCGCTGATCGTCGCCGCCACCGCGGCGCTGGCGAAGTGGTTCAAGGGCAAGGAGCTGTCGTTCGCGTTCGGCATCAACCTGTCGATCGCGCGACTCGGCTCGGCCTCGGCCGACTGGTCGACCTCGTTCGCCAGCCCGCTGTATTCGAACTGGCAGGACCCGCTGTGGCTGGCCACCGGCGTGGCCACCGTGGGCGTGACCGCGGCGATGCTGTACTGGATGGCCGAGTCGCGTGCCGAGGGCCGGTTCGATCTCGGCCAGGTCGACCAGACCGACAAGCTGCAGCTCAAGGGCATGTACGCCTTCAGTGCGTCGTACTGGTACATCGTCGGCCTGTGCGTGGTGTTCTACGCCACCGTGTTTCCGTTCCGCGCGTTCGCGATCGACTACTTCCAGCAGGCGCACGGGCTGGATCGCGAAACCGCCGGCATGCTGAGCAGCCTGCTGCCGATGGCCGCGATCGTGGTGACGCCGCTGTTCGGCCTGTGGGTGGACCGGGTCGGGCGCCGCTCGCTGTTCATGGCGGTCGGATCACTGGTGATGCTGCCGCTGTTCCTGCTGGTCACCTATGCGCCCCCAGGGCCGGCGATCGGCATCTGGATCCCGTTCGCCGGCAGTGCCGAGGTGCCGCTCACCCTGTTGCTGGTGATGCTGATGCTGGGCGGCGTGTTCTCGCTGATCCCGGCGGTGATGTGGCCGTCGGTGGCCTATATCGTGCGCGAGAGCCGGCTCGGCGCCGCGTATTCGATGATGACGCTGTGCCAGCAGGTCGGCGTCGCGCTGGTGCCGCTGGCGGTGGGGCGCTTCAACACCGCGTTCGCCGCCGGGCCGGAAAATCCTGCCGGCTACGCGCCGGGCATGTGGTTCTACACCGCGCTCGCCGCGCTCGGCCTGCTGTTCTCGTGGCTGCTGTGGCGCGCGGAATCCGGCCCGGGTGCACACGGGCTCGAATACAGCTCGGGGCGCAAGCCGGACTGA
- a CDS encoding MarR family winged helix-turn-helix transcriptional regulator, producing the protein MAASIPTPSATPAADALQLERFLPYRLSVLSNRLSTAIAQVYSQRFGLAITEWRVIAVLERFPGLSANEVAQRTAMDKVAVSRAVSRLFEAGRLEREIHDDDRRRSVLRLSAEGQRIHREVAPLALAFEQRLLRGMSDGERDLLFGLLDRLDALEVEAELDAAGGSPTG; encoded by the coding sequence ATGGCAGCCAGCATCCCCACCCCCTCCGCCACCCCGGCCGCAGACGCGCTGCAGCTGGAACGCTTCCTGCCCTACCGCCTGAGCGTGCTGTCGAACCGTCTCAGCACCGCCATCGCCCAGGTGTACTCGCAGCGCTTCGGCCTGGCGATCACCGAGTGGCGGGTGATCGCGGTGCTCGAACGTTTCCCCGGGTTGTCGGCCAACGAGGTCGCGCAGCGCACCGCGATGGACAAGGTGGCGGTCAGCCGCGCGGTGTCGCGACTGTTCGAGGCCGGCCGGCTCGAGCGCGAGATCCACGATGACGATCGCCGACGTTCGGTGCTGCGGCTGTCGGCGGAGGGCCAGCGCATCCATCGCGAGGTCGCGCCCCTGGCGCTCGCCTTCGAGCAGCGGCTGCTGCGCGGCATGTCCGACGGCGAGCGCGACCTGCTGTTCGGCCTGCTCGACCGCCTGGATGCGCTGGAGGTGGAGGCGGAACTCGATGCCGCGGGCGGGTCGCCCACGGGCTAG
- the hppD gene encoding 4-hydroxyphenylpyruvate dioxygenase, with translation MSAQPQTSQAPNLGMQVTTFENPMGINGFEFVEFAAPAGRAESMRTYLQQLGFTAIAKHRTRAITLFRQGTINFLLNEEPGSFASDFAATHGPSACGFAIRFQRPPAEVLEHVLAQGGEKADHKPETGAVDFPAIKGIGDCMLYLIDDNSSDVYADYEPLPGVDQHPRGFGLTFIDHLTHNLFLGNMQKWSDYYEKLFNFREIRYFDIKGSKTGLLSKAMTAPDGVVRIPLNESSDEKSQINEYLRDYKGEGIQHIALFTDDIYESVEKMREAGIAFLDTPESYFDVIDQRIPNHGEDVERLRRNAILIDADPETKQRKLLQIFGQNAFGPIFFEIIQRKGNEGFGEGNFQALFESIERDQMKRGVL, from the coding sequence ATGAGCGCGCAACCGCAGACCTCCCAGGCACCCAACCTCGGCATGCAGGTCACCACCTTCGAAAACCCGATGGGCATCAACGGGTTCGAGTTCGTCGAGTTCGCGGCGCCGGCCGGGCGTGCCGAGTCGATGCGCACCTATCTCCAGCAGCTGGGCTTCACCGCGATCGCGAAGCACCGCACGCGCGCGATCACCCTGTTCCGCCAGGGCACGATCAACTTCCTGCTCAACGAGGAGCCGGGTTCGTTCGCCTCCGATTTCGCCGCCACGCACGGCCCATCGGCCTGCGGCTTCGCGATCCGCTTCCAGCGTCCGCCCGCCGAGGTGCTCGAGCACGTGCTCGCCCAGGGCGGCGAGAAGGCCGACCACAAACCGGAAACCGGCGCCGTCGACTTCCCGGCGATCAAGGGCATCGGCGACTGCATGCTGTACCTGATCGACGACAACAGCAGCGACGTCTATGCCGATTACGAGCCGCTGCCGGGCGTGGACCAGCATCCGCGCGGCTTCGGCCTGACCTTCATCGACCACCTCACCCACAACCTGTTCCTCGGGAACATGCAGAAGTGGTCGGACTACTACGAGAAGCTGTTCAACTTCCGCGAGATCCGCTACTTCGACATCAAGGGCTCGAAGACCGGCCTGCTGTCAAAGGCGATGACCGCGCCGGACGGCGTGGTGCGTATCCCGCTCAACGAGTCGTCGGACGAGAAGAGCCAGATCAACGAATACCTGCGCGACTACAAGGGCGAGGGCATCCAGCACATCGCGCTGTTCACCGACGACATCTACGAGTCGGTGGAGAAGATGCGCGAGGCCGGCATCGCCTTCCTCGACACGCCGGAGAGCTACTTCGACGTCATCGACCAGCGCATCCCCAACCATGGCGAGGACGTCGAGCGACTGCGCCGCAACGCGATCCTGATCGACGCCGATCCGGAGACCAAGCAACGCAAGCTGCTGCAGATCTTCGGCCAGAACGCGTTCGGTCCGATCTTCTTCGAGATCATCCAGCGCAAGGGCAACGAGGGCTTCGGCGAAGGCAACTTCCAGGCACTGTTCGAATCCATCGAGCGCGACCAGATGAAGCGCGGCGTGCTGTAA
- the hmgA gene encoding homogentisate 1,2-dioxygenase, with translation MQPRGYMSGFGNHFATEAEAGTLPEGQNSPQRVAHGLYAEQLSGSAFTAPRAENRRSWLYRIRPAAMHGPFERCVQPRLHDDFGDGPVSPDQMRWSPMPLPETPVDFVDGLYTVAGNGSAAAQTGIAVRVYAANTSMQGRWYYSADGEQLIVPQQGRLRIATEMGVLDVEPQEIAVIPRGVRFRVELPDGPARGYLCENFGAHLRLPDLGPIGSNGLANPRDFLSPQAAYEDLEGDFELVAKFQGHLWRADIGHSPLDVVGWHGNYAPYKYDLRRFNTIGSISFDHPDPSIFLVLTSPSDTAGVGNLDFAIFPPRWLVQQHTFRPPWFHRNVASEFMGLVHGEYDAKAEGFAPGGCSLHNCMTGHGPDAATFEKASNADLSKPDVIRDTMAFMFESRAVIRPTQQAVDAGHRQRDYQACWAGLKRNFSTPRG, from the coding sequence ATGCAGCCGCGCGGCTACATGAGCGGGTTCGGCAACCATTTCGCGACCGAGGCCGAGGCCGGCACCCTGCCGGAAGGGCAGAACTCGCCGCAGCGGGTCGCCCATGGCCTGTATGCCGAGCAGCTGTCGGGCTCGGCCTTCACCGCGCCGCGCGCGGAGAACCGCCGCAGCTGGCTCTATCGCATCCGCCCGGCCGCCATGCACGGCCCGTTCGAGCGCTGCGTGCAGCCGCGCCTGCATGACGATTTCGGCGACGGCCCGGTGTCGCCCGACCAGATGCGCTGGAGCCCGATGCCGCTGCCGGAGACGCCGGTGGATTTCGTCGATGGCCTCTACACCGTGGCCGGCAACGGTTCGGCCGCGGCGCAGACCGGCATCGCCGTGCGCGTGTACGCGGCCAACACCTCGATGCAGGGGCGCTGGTACTACAGCGCCGACGGCGAGCAGCTGATCGTGCCGCAGCAGGGCCGGTTGCGCATCGCCACCGAAATGGGCGTGCTGGACGTGGAGCCGCAGGAGATCGCGGTGATCCCGCGTGGCGTGCGCTTCCGCGTGGAGCTGCCCGACGGGCCCGCGCGCGGCTACCTGTGCGAGAACTTCGGTGCCCACCTGCGGCTGCCCGACCTCGGGCCGATCGGCTCAAACGGACTGGCGAATCCGCGCGACTTCCTCAGCCCGCAGGCGGCCTACGAGGACCTCGAAGGCGATTTCGAACTTGTCGCCAAGTTCCAGGGCCACCTGTGGCGTGCCGACATCGGCCACTCACCGCTCGACGTGGTCGGCTGGCACGGCAACTACGCGCCGTACAAGTACGACCTGCGCCGCTTCAACACCATCGGCTCGATCAGCTTCGACCATCCCGACCCGAGCATCTTCCTGGTGCTGACCTCGCCCAGCGACACCGCCGGCGTGGGCAACCTCGATTTCGCGATCTTCCCGCCGCGCTGGCTGGTGCAGCAGCACACGTTCCGGCCGCCGTGGTTCCACCGCAACGTGGCCAGCGAGTTCATGGGCCTGGTGCACGGCGAATACGACGCCAAGGCCGAAGGGTTCGCGCCCGGTGGCTGCTCGTTGCACAACTGCATGACCGGCCACGGACCCGATGCGGCGACATTCGAGAAGGCGTCCAACGCCGACCTGTCGAAGCCCGACGTGATCCGCGACACCATGGCCTTCATGTTCGAGTCGCGGGCGGTGATCCGCCCGACGCAGCAGGCCGTGGATGCCGGTCATCGCCAGCGCGACTACCAGGCCTGCTGGGCCGGCCTGAAGCGCAACTTCAGCACACCGCGCGGCTGA
- the mnhG gene encoding monovalent cation/H(+) antiporter subunit G: MIATLLAALIIFMLLVGAFFVFLGGFSLVKLSSFFHRIHGPTKASTLGVGSILFASVIYHTTYGSGLHPRELLITLFLFMTAPVSAHLMSRAALSLMDGRPDDPSVTPDPEAHIRDDADEIAEQRARDHERPHVE; this comes from the coding sequence ATGATCGCCACCCTGCTCGCGGCCCTGATCATCTTCATGCTGCTGGTCGGCGCCTTCTTCGTGTTCCTCGGCGGCTTCTCGCTGGTGAAGCTGTCGAGCTTCTTCCATCGCATCCACGGCCCGACCAAGGCCAGCACGCTCGGCGTGGGCAGCATCCTGTTCGCCTCGGTGATCTACCACACCACCTACGGCAGCGGCCTGCACCCGCGCGAGCTGCTGATCACCCTGTTCCTGTTCATGACCGCACCGGTGTCGGCGCACCTGATGTCGCGCGCGGCACTGTCGCTGATGGACGGGCGGCCCGACGACCCGTCGGTGACGCCGGATCCGGAAGCCCATATCCGCGACGACGCCGACGAGATCGCCGAACAGCGCGCGCGCGACCACGAGCGTCCGCACGTCGAATGA
- a CDS encoding K+/H+ antiporter subunit F, translated as MINAAILFAMVVVGSAMLFSLTRLIKGPSAPDRILALDTLYVSTIAELILFGMFLDSSLYFEIALVIAMLGFFGTVVLSKYVIRRDIVE; from the coding sequence ATGATCAACGCCGCCATCCTGTTCGCGATGGTCGTGGTCGGTTCCGCCATGCTGTTTTCGCTGACGCGACTGATCAAGGGCCCCTCCGCCCCGGACCGCATCCTCGCGCTGGACACGCTGTACGTGAGCACGATCGCCGAACTCATCCTGTTCGGCATGTTCCTCGACTCGTCGCTGTACTTCGAGATCGCGCTGGTCATCGCTATGCTCGGTTTCTTCGGCACGGTGGTGCTGTCGAAGTACGTCATCCGCCGGGACATCGTCGAATGA
- a CDS encoding Na+/H+ antiporter subunit E: MKFQLFPSIPQSITVFIFWVLMAENYSAATLLMGLLLALLMPQLSARLEREFAQIGNAGALIPLAAKLAWDVVVANITVARQVLGPEKELRSAFIWIPLELTNIHGISALTSVITLTPGTVSTELSADRKHLLVHFLDVEDPDAAIAEIKTRYEAPLRRVFP; this comes from the coding sequence ATGAAATTCCAGCTCTTTCCCTCGATCCCGCAGAGCATCACCGTCTTCATCTTCTGGGTGCTGATGGCGGAGAACTACAGCGCCGCGACCCTGCTGATGGGCCTGCTGCTGGCGCTGCTGATGCCGCAGCTTTCCGCGCGCCTGGAGCGCGAGTTCGCCCAGATCGGCAATGCCGGCGCGCTGATCCCGCTGGCGGCCAAGCTCGCATGGGACGTGGTGGTCGCCAACATCACCGTCGCCCGCCAGGTGCTGGGCCCGGAAAAGGAACTGCGCTCGGCCTTCATCTGGATCCCGCTCGAGCTCACCAACATCCATGGCATCTCCGCGCTCACCAGCGTGATCACGCTGACGCCGGGCACGGTGTCGACCGAACTCTCCGCAGACCGCAAGCACCTGCTGGTGCACTTCCTCGACGTCGAGGATCCGGACGCCGCGATCGCCGAGATCAAGACCCGCTACGAAGCGCCGCTGCGCAGGGTGTTCCCATGA